A DNA window from Novosphingobium sp. RL4 contains the following coding sequences:
- a CDS encoding PQQ-dependent sugar dehydrogenase yields MTKRVISRPFVAAVSPVALVLASCGAAATGEKASAETSAEPPFKVEQVAGFDEPWAMAIDRATGAMIVTEKKGTIMLRLADGTPGTVSGAPKVAYGGQGGLGDVAFAPGQSGPALNGRVIYLSWAEAGAGDTRGAVVGRGTLSCPQPASCAIEGLSVIWRQVPKVKGQGHYSHRIAFSPDGKYLFVSSGERQKFTPAQDLGTNLGKIVRLLPDGTPAPGNPYADKGAPTDQIWSYGHRNVLGLAFDGEGRLWDLEHGPAGGDELNLVKPGQNYGWPLVSDGDHYDGKPIPRHATRPDLAAPAISWNPVIAPGNFIFYTGALFPQWKDQVLIASFTVPGLVRVRIDGEKATEEARYPLDNRIREIEQGLDGTIWLLEDGPADASGHLLKLTPKS; encoded by the coding sequence ATGACCAAGCGGGTGATCTCCAGACCCTTCGTTGCGGCGGTATCGCCCGTCGCGCTCGTGCTGGCAAGCTGCGGCGCGGCGGCCACCGGGGAGAAGGCTTCGGCGGAAACATCCGCAGAACCCCCGTTCAAGGTCGAACAGGTCGCCGGTTTCGACGAGCCCTGGGCCATGGCCATCGACAGGGCAACGGGCGCGATGATCGTGACCGAGAAGAAGGGCACGATCATGCTGCGCCTGGCGGACGGCACGCCGGGCACCGTCTCGGGCGCGCCGAAAGTCGCTTACGGCGGCCAGGGCGGCCTTGGCGACGTAGCCTTCGCCCCGGGGCAAAGCGGCCCTGCCCTGAACGGCCGGGTGATCTACCTGAGCTGGGCCGAAGCCGGCGCCGGAGACACGCGGGGCGCCGTGGTCGGCCGGGGCACCCTCTCCTGCCCCCAGCCGGCGAGTTGCGCGATCGAAGGCCTCTCGGTGATCTGGCGGCAGGTGCCCAAGGTGAAGGGACAGGGCCACTATTCGCACCGCATCGCCTTCTCGCCGGATGGCAAGTACCTGTTCGTCAGTTCCGGCGAACGGCAGAAATTCACGCCCGCACAGGATCTCGGCACCAATCTCGGAAAGATCGTCCGCCTCCTGCCCGATGGCACTCCCGCGCCTGGCAATCCTTATGCGGACAAGGGCGCGCCGACCGACCAGATCTGGTCCTACGGCCACCGCAACGTGCTGGGCCTGGCCTTCGACGGCGAGGGGCGGCTCTGGGATCTGGAGCACGGCCCGGCGGGCGGCGACGAACTCAATCTCGTGAAGCCGGGACAGAACTACGGCTGGCCGCTGGTGTCGGACGGCGATCACTATGACGGCAAGCCGATCCCGCGCCATGCCACCCGCCCTGATCTTGCCGCGCCCGCGATAAGCTGGAACCCAGTTATCGCGCCGGGCAACTTCATCTTCTACACCGGCGCCCTGTTTCCCCAGTGGAAGGACCAGGTCCTGATCGCCTCCTTCACCGTACCGGGACTGGTGCGCGTGCGGATCGACGGGGAAAAAGCCACCGAGGAAGCGCGCTACCCGCTCGACAACCGCATCCGCGAGATCGAACAGGGCCTGGACGGCACGATCTGGCTGCTCGAGGACGGCCCCGCCGATGCTTCCGGGCACCTGCTGAAGCTGACCCCGAAGTCCTGA
- a CDS encoding ribonuclease HII, whose translation MSFESLSGSGRSGAGRLVIGVDEAGRGPLAGPVVAGAVVLCKPRPSGLDDSKKLTGKRRAVLETTIKRRCRWAVGVVEVDEIDRLNIFGATMLAMTRAVSALCAGLDEEPHEVLIDGNLTPAGRTADWRWQARAIVGGDAIEPCISAASIIAKEHRDRLMRELALAHPHYGWERNAGYGTAQHLEALRRHGPTPHHRRSFAPVAQLEMAL comes from the coding sequence ATGTCGTTTGAATCCCTGTCTGGTAGTGGTCGTTCCGGTGCCGGCCGTCTTGTCATCGGTGTGGACGAGGCGGGCCGGGGGCCGCTGGCCGGTCCGGTTGTGGCGGGCGCGGTGGTGCTGTGCAAGCCCCGGCCTTCGGGGCTGGACGATTCCAAGAAGCTCACCGGCAAGCGCCGCGCGGTGCTGGAAACGACGATCAAGCGCCGCTGCCGCTGGGCCGTGGGCGTCGTGGAGGTCGATGAGATCGACCGTCTCAACATCTTCGGGGCCACCATGCTGGCGATGACCCGCGCCGTTTCCGCGCTTTGCGCCGGGCTGGACGAGGAGCCGCACGAGGTGCTGATCGACGGCAATCTGACACCGGCGGGCCGCACTGCAGACTGGCGCTGGCAGGCCCGCGCCATCGTGGGCGGGGACGCGATCGAGCCGTGCATCTCGGCGGCGTCGATCATCGCCAAGGAACACCGGGACCGGCTGATGCGCGAACTGGCGTTGGCGCACCCCCACTATGGCTGGGAGCGCAACGCCGGTTACGGTACGGCACAGCACCTGGAGGCATTGCGCCGCCACGGGCCTACCCCGCATCACCGCCGCAGCTTTGCGCCGGTCGCGCAGTTGGAGATGGCTTTATGA
- a CDS encoding oxidoreductase, whose translation MTGFTAADVPGQAGKCFLVTGANTGLGFETTRVLAARGARVLLACRSEERARDAMERIRMELPGANLAFVPLDQADLFSVRECAEQVARDEPRLDVLVNNAGVMVPPLERTVQGHELQFGVNHLAPFALTGLLLPKLSEAPGARVVITASLAHMRGRIDWDDLDAHRSYKARQRYGDSKLANLLHLLELDRRLRAAGSPVRAMACHPGIAETELGRHSLGFRLLFPVAGIVLNTAEEGAWPTLQAATDPDAGAGKYFGPRRFGGMSGPSGVAKRNASARDGAAARRLWEVSVQMTGIDCGLAGF comes from the coding sequence GTGACGGGCTTCACCGCTGCCGACGTTCCGGGGCAGGCCGGCAAATGCTTCCTCGTCACCGGCGCCAACACCGGCCTCGGCTTCGAGACCACCCGGGTTCTGGCGGCGCGCGGCGCCCGGGTGCTGCTCGCCTGCCGCAGCGAGGAGAGGGCGCGGGACGCGATGGAACGCATCCGCATGGAACTGCCCGGCGCCAACCTCGCCTTCGTGCCGCTGGACCAGGCCGACCTGTTCAGCGTGCGCGAGTGTGCCGAGCAAGTCGCACGCGACGAGCCGCGCCTCGATGTGCTGGTGAACAATGCCGGCGTCATGGTGCCGCCGCTCGAACGCACGGTGCAGGGGCACGAACTGCAGTTCGGGGTGAACCACCTTGCGCCATTCGCGCTGACCGGGTTGCTGCTTCCCAAATTGTCGGAAGCGCCCGGCGCGCGCGTGGTGATTACCGCCAGCCTCGCGCACATGCGGGGGCGGATCGACTGGGACGACCTCGACGCACACCGCAGCTACAAGGCGCGGCAGCGTTATGGCGACAGCAAGCTGGCGAACCTTCTCCATCTCCTGGAACTGGACCGCAGGTTACGCGCCGCCGGTTCTCCGGTGCGCGCAATGGCCTGCCATCCCGGCATCGCCGAGACCGAACTGGGGCGGCATTCGCTGGGCTTCCGGCTGCTGTTCCCGGTGGCGGGCATCGTGCTCAACACGGCGGAGGAAGGCGCCTGGCCAACGCTCCAGGCGGCGACGGACCCGGATGCCGGGGCGGGTAAATACTTCGGGCCCCGGCGGTTTGGAGGAATGTCCGGTCCTTCGGGCGTAGCGAAGCGCAATGCCTCCGCACGCGACGGCGCCGCTGCGCGACGGCTCTGGGAAGTCAGCGTGCAGATGACGGGCATCGATTGCGGCCTTGCCGGTTTTTGA
- a CDS encoding site-specific DNA-methyltransferase has protein sequence MGQILVKQKIRAAAPAPTPKELLPLGQIIPGDCIEAMRTIPDASVDMVFADPPYNLQLGGDLSRPDGSHVDAVTNDWDKFSSFAVYDQFTRDWLTEARRVLKPDGSLWVIGSYHNVFRLGAIMQDMGFWILNDIIWRKANPMPNFKGTRFTNAHETLIWASMGEKSKYTFNYRAMKTLNDELQMRSDWVLPICNGAERLKKGGRKVHPTQKPEALLYRVMLATTNEGDVVLDPFFGTGTTGAVAKRLGREWIGCERESDYREAALERIEMALPLDERSLKTMQSKRSAPKVAFGTLIETGWIKPGTRLTDKKGRFEAIVRADGSLACDKLNGSIHGLGKELQGAPSCNGWTFWHLEHEGQVKPIDAIRQLYILATEP, from the coding sequence ATGGGCCAGATACTCGTCAAGCAGAAGATCCGCGCAGCCGCGCCGGCGCCTACGCCGAAGGAACTTCTGCCGCTTGGCCAGATCATCCCGGGCGACTGCATCGAAGCGATGCGCACGATCCCCGACGCCAGCGTTGACATGGTCTTCGCGGACCCGCCGTACAATCTCCAGCTCGGCGGCGACCTTTCGCGCCCCGACGGCAGCCACGTCGATGCCGTCACCAACGACTGGGACAAGTTTTCCAGCTTCGCCGTCTACGACCAGTTCACGCGTGACTGGCTGACCGAGGCGCGCCGCGTGCTCAAGCCCGACGGTTCGCTGTGGGTGATCGGTTCGTACCATAACGTCTTCCGCCTCGGCGCGATCATGCAGGACATGGGGTTCTGGATCCTCAACGACATCATCTGGCGCAAGGCCAACCCGATGCCGAACTTCAAGGGGACCCGCTTCACCAATGCGCATGAAACGCTGATCTGGGCGTCGATGGGCGAAAAGTCGAAGTACACCTTCAACTACCGCGCGATGAAGACCCTCAACGACGAACTGCAGATGCGTTCGGATTGGGTCCTGCCGATCTGCAACGGCGCCGAGCGCCTGAAGAAGGGCGGACGCAAGGTTCACCCGACGCAGAAGCCCGAAGCGCTGCTCTACCGCGTGATGCTGGCCACCACCAACGAGGGCGATGTCGTGCTTGACCCGTTCTTCGGCACCGGCACCACCGGCGCCGTCGCCAAGCGCCTCGGCCGCGAGTGGATCGGCTGCGAGCGTGAGAGCGATTACCGCGAGGCCGCTCTCGAACGCATCGAGATGGCGCTGCCGCTCGACGAACGCTCGCTCAAGACCATGCAGTCCAAGCGCAGCGCGCCTAAGGTTGCCTTCGGCACCCTGATCGAGACCGGCTGGATCAAGCCCGGCACCCGGCTCACCGACAAGAAGGGCCGCTTCGAAGCCATCGTTCGTGCCGACGGATCGCTGGCCTGTGACAAGCTGAACGGTTCGATCCACGGCCTCGGCAAGGAACTCCAGGGCGCGCCCTCGTGCAATGGCTGGACCTTCTGGCATCTGGAACATGAAGGCCAGGTCAAGCCGATCGACGCGATCCGCCAGCTCTACATTCTCGCCACCGAGCCTTGA
- the folP gene encoding dihydropteroate synthase yields the protein MTRTVYIRPIAFADSPQSEEGEAIRLGGSMAWASRFALIVRENSRVRSRTRFGAEQAVAALAGLPAELGASAELQWANLRKVHAPLQLPLKGGGVRTIRLEQPQIAGILNMTPDSFSDGGAFLDDAQVASAHAAAMLEMGAAMVDIGGESTRPGSGAVWEGDEIRRVVPMVERLAAMGAAISVDTRRPAVMEASLKAGAHIINDVSALRYDPRSLELAAASGVPVVLMHAPGDGEDLHSNGDYADVVLDVFDWLAACRDRAVAAGVAPENILLDPGVGFGKTLAENLALMNGLALFHALGQPLFVGASRKRMIGALSNEAPAHQRLGGSVTLALKAMEAGSHVIRVHDVAETVQAARVWRGLRDAALTDFAQLP from the coding sequence ATGACCCGCACCGTTTACATCCGCCCGATCGCCTTTGCCGACAGCCCCCAGAGCGAGGAGGGAGAGGCCATCCGCCTTGGCGGTTCGATGGCCTGGGCGAGCCGGTTCGCCCTGATCGTGCGCGAGAACAGCAGGGTTCGCTCACGCACGCGCTTCGGGGCTGAGCAGGCTGTCGCGGCGCTGGCGGGGCTTCCCGCCGAACTCGGCGCCAGCGCCGAGCTCCAGTGGGCCAACTTGCGCAAGGTCCATGCGCCGCTTCAACTTCCGCTCAAGGGCGGCGGAGTGCGCACGATCCGGCTCGAACAGCCGCAGATCGCCGGTATCCTCAACATGACGCCTGACAGCTTCTCGGATGGAGGAGCCTTCCTCGACGATGCGCAAGTGGCATCCGCCCATGCCGCCGCTATGCTGGAAATGGGGGCGGCAATGGTGGACATCGGCGGCGAATCCACCCGCCCCGGTTCCGGTGCGGTTTGGGAAGGCGATGAGATCAGGCGCGTGGTGCCGATGGTCGAGCGGCTCGCCGCGATGGGAGCGGCGATCAGCGTCGATACGCGCAGACCCGCCGTCATGGAGGCTTCGCTGAAGGCCGGCGCGCATATCATCAACGACGTGTCCGCCCTGCGCTACGATCCGCGCAGCCTGGAACTGGCGGCGGCCTCGGGCGTGCCGGTGGTGCTGATGCACGCGCCCGGCGACGGCGAGGACCTGCATTCCAACGGCGACTACGCCGATGTCGTGCTCGACGTGTTCGACTGGCTGGCCGCCTGCCGTGACCGGGCCGTGGCCGCGGGCGTCGCCCCCGAGAACATCCTGCTCGATCCGGGCGTGGGTTTCGGCAAGACGCTGGCCGAAAACCTTGCGCTGATGAACGGGCTCGCGCTGTTCCACGCGCTGGGCCAGCCGCTGTTCGTCGGTGCCAGCCGCAAGCGCATGATCGGCGCGCTTTCGAACGAGGCGCCCGCGCACCAGCGGCTCGGCGGTTCCGTCACGCTGGCGCTGAAGGCGATGGAGGCGGGCTCGCATGTCATCCGCGTCCACGACGTGGCGGAGACGGTTCAGGCCGCGCGGGTCTGGCGGGGGCTGCGCGATGCGGCCCTGACCGACTTCGCGCAGCTTCCCTGA
- a CDS encoding SDR family oxidoreductase, whose translation MQDFKDKAGIVTGAASGIGAAVARELVAQGGRVVIADFDEDAARALSDELGAQSTAVFRLDVADPAANEALVAFTLGSFDRLDFAVNNAGIGAPAAKLADIPLDSWSRVIDVDLNSVFYAMKYQIPAMTARGGAIVNMASILGAVGWAGSTAYVTAKHALLGMTKVAALDYADAGVRINAVGPGFVSTPALEKNMTEQAIAELAGKHALGRLARPEEIAAVTAFLLSDRASFVTGTYYPVDGGYLAV comes from the coding sequence ATGCAGGATTTCAAGGACAAGGCCGGTATCGTGACAGGCGCCGCTTCGGGCATCGGCGCAGCAGTGGCGCGCGAACTCGTCGCTCAGGGCGGCCGCGTGGTGATCGCCGATTTCGACGAGGACGCCGCCCGCGCCCTTTCCGACGAACTGGGCGCGCAAAGCACCGCCGTATTCAGGCTGGACGTGGCGGACCCTGCCGCCAACGAAGCGCTCGTCGCCTTTACCCTGGGCAGCTTCGACCGGCTTGATTTTGCCGTGAACAATGCGGGTATCGGCGCGCCCGCTGCCAAGCTTGCCGACATTCCGCTGGATTCCTGGTCGCGCGTGATCGACGTCGATCTCAACAGCGTATTCTATGCCATGAAGTACCAGATCCCGGCGATGACGGCGCGCGGCGGCGCGATCGTGAACATGGCCTCCATCCTTGGCGCGGTGGGCTGGGCCGGATCGACCGCTTACGTGACCGCCAAGCACGCCCTGCTCGGCATGACCAAGGTTGCCGCGCTCGACTATGCCGACGCCGGAGTGCGGATCAACGCGGTCGGGCCGGGCTTCGTCTCCACGCCCGCGCTCGAAAAGAACATGACCGAGCAGGCCATCGCCGAACTGGCGGGCAAGCACGCGCTGGGACGGCTGGCTCGGCCCGAGGAAATCGCGGCGGTGACGGCGTTCCTCCTGTCCGACCGCGCCTCCTTCGTGACGGGCACCTACTATCCGGTGGACGGAGGATATCTGGCGGTCTGA
- a CDS encoding sigma-54-dependent transcriptional regulator: protein MAEQEQRLFMLIDDEPAQSRLISALAAREGWRTVIARDSETAIATLGTRQGMQLSAIILDQWVPGDDACALIAELKSRRPALPILMLTASTSPLLAVEAMRAGATDYLVKPVAPDRLMHALRTATTREAPSDELAPLTEKMPSNPDFESMIGAAPNFRKALAVAAKAARGHGPVLIEGETGSGKEMLIRAMHAASPRSKAPLRIVNIGGLPANSIESALFGHEKGAFPGAFDRQVGALQHCDGATLALDEIDRLPLSVQERLLESIRKSDVRPIGARHSFRIDVRLIAASNLPLQDLVTEGHFLPELLEALSPTKVSLPPLRERTGDIAALARFFLARIGEQPGLRALGITDGALSLLAAYDWPGNVRQLQAVLFRAAVFCDGDALTSQDFPQLTNILGTGLSTSPSSPMHESSGVMLYTADGNLRPLDEIEADVIRLAIGLYRGRMTEVARRLGIGRSTLYRKLGELGIDNAA, encoded by the coding sequence ATGGCGGAACAAGAACAGCGCCTCTTCATGCTGATCGACGACGAACCCGCGCAAAGCCGCCTGATTTCGGCACTGGCGGCGCGCGAGGGCTGGCGCACGGTCATCGCACGCGATTCGGAAACTGCGATCGCCACGCTCGGCACGCGCCAGGGCATGCAGCTTTCGGCCATCATCCTCGACCAGTGGGTGCCCGGTGACGATGCCTGCGCCCTGATCGCCGAACTCAAGTCCCGCCGCCCGGCCCTGCCGATCCTGATGCTCACCGCTTCCACCTCTCCGCTGCTGGCGGTCGAAGCGATGCGCGCGGGCGCGACCGACTATCTGGTGAAGCCCGTTGCACCGGACCGGCTGATGCATGCGCTGCGAACCGCGACCACGCGCGAGGCGCCGAGCGACGAACTCGCCCCGCTGACCGAGAAGATGCCCTCCAATCCCGACTTCGAGTCGATGATCGGTGCCGCTCCCAACTTCCGCAAGGCGCTCGCCGTAGCCGCCAAGGCCGCGCGCGGGCACGGCCCCGTGCTGATCGAGGGCGAGACTGGCTCCGGCAAGGAAATGCTGATCCGGGCGATGCACGCCGCCAGCCCCCGCTCGAAGGCGCCGCTGCGGATAGTCAATATCGGCGGACTTCCGGCCAATTCCATCGAATCCGCCCTGTTCGGCCACGAAAAGGGCGCCTTTCCCGGCGCGTTCGACCGGCAGGTGGGCGCGCTCCAGCATTGCGACGGCGCCACGCTTGCGCTGGACGAGATAGATCGGCTGCCGCTCAGCGTGCAGGAACGGCTGCTGGAATCGATCCGCAAGAGCGACGTGCGCCCGATCGGCGCGCGCCACTCCTTCCGCATCGACGTGCGCCTGATCGCGGCCAGCAACCTGCCGCTTCAGGACCTGGTGACCGAAGGCCATTTCCTGCCGGAACTGCTTGAGGCGCTGTCTCCCACCAAGGTGAGCCTGCCGCCGCTGCGCGAACGCACCGGCGACATTGCCGCCCTCGCCCGGTTCTTCCTCGCGCGGATCGGTGAACAGCCGGGGCTGCGTGCGCTGGGCATCACCGATGGCGCGCTCTCGCTGCTGGCTGCTTACGACTGGCCGGGCAATGTCCGCCAGCTTCAGGCAGTCCTGTTTCGTGCCGCCGTCTTCTGCGACGGAGATGCGCTGACCTCGCAGGACTTCCCACAGCTTACGAACATTCTGGGCACAGGTTTATCCACAAGCCCCAGTAGCCCCATGCACGAAAGCTCCGGGGTGATGCTCTACACGGCCGACGGCAACCTGCGCCCGCTTGACGAGATCGAGGCCGACGTCATCCGGCTCGCCATCGGCCTCTATCGCGGACGGATGACCGAAGTGGCGCGGCGGCTGGGGATCGGCAGGTCCACCCTCTATCGCAAGCTCGGCGAACTCGGCATCGACAACGCCGCCTGA
- a CDS encoding aa3-type cytochrome c oxidase subunit IV yields MASGNDMKAATATYNGFVKAATWSTGIVILIVAFVVSLISA; encoded by the coding sequence ATGGCTTCAGGCAACGACATGAAGGCCGCCACCGCGACCTACAACGGCTTCGTCAAGGCCGCTACCTGGAGCACGGGCATCGTCATCCTTATCGTGGCATTCGTCGTCAGCCTGATTTCCGCCTGA
- a CDS encoding NAD(P) transhydrogenase subunit alpha yields MAAGTRIAVLRERASGETRVSATPETVRKLTALGAQVAVEAGAGLAASIADADYVAAGAELGPAEQAAAGADIVFGVQGPDPALLAGVKPGAWVVGALDPSGQRPRIDAYAAAGLEALAMEFMPRITRAQSMDILSSQSNLAGYKAVLVAANLYGRAFPMMMTAAGTVSAAKAFIMGVGVAGLQAIATARRLGAQVSATDVRSATREQILSLGAKPIFVENVRGIEGEGSGGYATEMTEEYQLAQAELVSGHLAKQDIVITTALIPGRTAPRLISDAQIATMKPGSVIFDLAAPQGGNVEGCVADQVVERHGVRIVGYANTPAQLPADASALFARNLLNFVSAFWDKELGKPVLDEEIGNAIRLTQGGKVVHERLLG; encoded by the coding sequence GTGGCGGCAGGCACGCGGATCGCCGTTCTTCGGGAACGGGCGTCCGGCGAAACGCGCGTTTCGGCAACGCCCGAAACGGTACGGAAGCTCACCGCGCTGGGCGCCCAAGTGGCGGTCGAGGCCGGGGCCGGCCTCGCCGCCAGCATTGCCGATGCAGACTATGTCGCCGCAGGGGCCGAACTCGGCCCGGCGGAGCAGGCTGCGGCCGGTGCGGACATCGTCTTCGGCGTTCAGGGGCCCGATCCCGCGCTGCTGGCGGGCGTGAAGCCGGGGGCATGGGTGGTCGGCGCGCTTGATCCATCGGGGCAGCGCCCCCGGATCGATGCCTATGCCGCCGCCGGGCTGGAAGCGCTGGCGATGGAGTTCATGCCGCGCATCACGCGCGCGCAGTCGATGGATATCCTGTCCTCGCAGTCCAACCTCGCCGGCTACAAGGCCGTGCTGGTCGCCGCGAACCTCTATGGCCGGGCCTTCCCGATGATGATGACGGCGGCCGGCACGGTCAGCGCCGCCAAGGCCTTCATCATGGGGGTGGGCGTTGCCGGGCTTCAGGCCATCGCCACCGCCCGCCGCCTTGGCGCGCAGGTTTCCGCAACCGACGTTCGCTCGGCCACGCGGGAGCAGATCCTCTCGCTGGGCGCCAAGCCGATCTTCGTGGAAAACGTGCGCGGTATCGAGGGGGAGGGGTCGGGCGGCTACGCAACGGAAATGACCGAGGAATACCAGCTTGCGCAGGCGGAACTGGTCTCCGGGCACCTTGCGAAGCAGGATATCGTCATCACCACCGCGCTGATTCCCGGCAGGACGGCGCCGCGCCTGATCTCCGACGCGCAGATCGCCACCATGAAACCCGGCAGCGTGATCTTCGACCTCGCGGCGCCGCAGGGCGGCAATGTCGAAGGCTGCGTGGCCGATCAGGTGGTGGAGCGGCACGGCGTCAGGATCGTGGGTTACGCCAATACCCCCGCGCAACTGCCGGCAGATGCTTCCGCCCTCTTCGCGCGGAATCTGCTCAACTTCGTTTCGGCCTTCTGGGACAAGGAACTGGGCAAGCCGGTTCTCGACGAGGAAATCGGCAATGCCATCCGCCTGACGCAAGGCGGGAAAGTGGTTCACGAACGGCTGCTCGGCTGA
- a CDS encoding NAD(P) transhydrogenase subunit alpha, which produces MDFISILSIFVLACFVGYYVVWSVTPALHTPLMAVTNAISSVIVVGALVASAAQGSPLAKWLGLGAVVLASINIFGGFAVTARMLAMYRKKDKPAAGRPISKEAK; this is translated from the coding sequence ATGGACTTCATCTCGATCCTGTCGATCTTCGTGCTGGCCTGCTTCGTGGGCTATTACGTCGTCTGGTCCGTGACACCGGCCCTGCACACGCCGCTGATGGCCGTTACCAACGCCATTTCCTCGGTTATCGTCGTGGGCGCATTGGTGGCCAGCGCGGCGCAGGGCTCGCCGCTGGCGAAATGGCTGGGGCTGGGGGCGGTGGTGCTGGCAAGCATCAATATCTTCGGAGGCTTCGCGGTCACCGCGCGGATGCTGGCGATGTACCGGAAAAAGGACAAGCCGGCGGCGGGCAGGCCGATATCGAAGGAGGCGAAGTGA
- a CDS encoding NAD(P)(+) transhydrogenase (Re/Si-specific) subunit beta, whose protein sequence is MEPHAVNPWVAVAYLIAGICFILALRGLSSPATSRRGNRYGMIGMAIAVVTTLATHVPRIDLATGPGLPRYDTSYIDLASMGEILVAIAIGAVIGLTTARKIQMTAMPQLVAAFHSLVGLAAVLVGIAAYYNPAAFGILAPGGLDILAASRIEMGLGVAIGAVTFSGSVIAFAKLNGNMGGAPILLPGRHVINLAALVGIAVLVALFHRDTPALFWAIVLLSFAIGFLLIIPIGGADMPVVVSMLNSYSGWAAAAMGFTLHNTAMIVTGALVGSSGAILSYIMCKAMNRSFISVIAGGFGAEAGTGGSVAATDRPWKRGSAEDAAFLMKEAENVIIIPGYGMAVAQAQHVVREMADQLKSHGVGVKYAIHPVAGRMPGHMNVLLAEANVPYDEVFELEDINGEFAQCDVAFIIGANDVVNPAAKTDKASPIYGMPVFDVEKAKTIFFIKRSMGGQGYAGVDNEVFYMDQTMMLLADAKKMVEDIVKALAD, encoded by the coding sequence ATGGAGCCTCATGCCGTGAATCCGTGGGTGGCGGTGGCTTACCTCATCGCCGGCATCTGCTTTATCCTGGCGCTGCGCGGACTGTCTTCCCCGGCCACGAGCCGCAGGGGCAACCGCTATGGCATGATCGGCATGGCGATCGCCGTGGTGACGACGCTGGCAACGCATGTCCCGCGGATCGACCTTGCAACCGGGCCCGGCCTTCCCCGTTACGACACTTCCTATATCGATCTGGCGTCCATGGGTGAAATCCTTGTCGCCATCGCCATCGGCGCGGTGATCGGGCTCACCACCGCCCGCAAGATCCAGATGACGGCGATGCCGCAGCTCGTCGCTGCATTCCACTCGCTGGTCGGGCTTGCCGCCGTGCTCGTAGGGATCGCCGCCTATTACAACCCGGCGGCGTTCGGCATTCTCGCACCCGGCGGGCTCGATATCCTGGCAGCCAGCCGGATCGAGATGGGGCTCGGCGTCGCCATCGGCGCGGTGACGTTCTCCGGTTCGGTGATCGCCTTCGCCAAGCTCAACGGCAACATGGGTGGCGCGCCGATCCTGCTGCCCGGCCGCCACGTCATCAATCTTGCGGCGCTGGTGGGTATCGCCGTTCTCGTCGCCCTGTTCCACCGGGACACGCCGGCGCTGTTCTGGGCGATCGTCCTGCTCAGCTTCGCCATCGGCTTCCTGCTGATCATCCCGATCGGCGGTGCGGACATGCCGGTCGTCGTATCGATGCTCAACTCCTACTCGGGCTGGGCGGCGGCGGCGATGGGTTTCACGCTCCACAACACCGCGATGATCGTGACCGGCGCGCTCGTGGGTTCTTCAGGCGCGATCCTCAGCTACATCATGTGCAAGGCGATGAACCGCAGCTTCATCTCGGTGATCGCCGGAGGCTTCGGCGCGGAGGCAGGCACGGGCGGCAGCGTAGCGGCAACGGATCGCCCCTGGAAGCGCGGTTCCGCCGAGGATGCTGCCTTCCTGATGAAGGAGGCGGAGAACGTCATCATCATTCCCGGCTACGGCATGGCGGTGGCGCAGGCCCAGCACGTCGTTCGCGAGATGGCGGACCAGCTCAAGTCCCACGGCGTTGGCGTGAAATACGCGATCCACCCGGTGGCTGGCCGGATGCCGGGGCACATGAACGTGCTGCTGGCCGAGGCGAACGTGCCTTATGACGAAGTGTTCGAGCTGGAGGACATCAACGGCGAATTCGCCCAGTGCGACGTGGCCTTCATCATCGGTGCCAACGACGTGGTGAACCCCGCCGCGAAGACCGACAAGGCATCGCCGATCTACGGGATGCCGGTGTTCGACGTGGAGAAGGCCAAGACGATCTTCTTCATCAAGCGCTCGATGGGCGGGCAGGGCTATGCCGGGGTCGACAACGAGGTGTTCTACATGGACCAGACCATGATGCTCCTCGCCGATGCGAAGAAGATGGTAGAGGATATCGTGAAAGCGCTGGCGGACTGA